In Nematostella vectensis chromosome 2, jaNemVect1.1, whole genome shotgun sequence, one genomic interval encodes:
- the LOC5521780 gene encoding hydroxyproline O-galactosyltransferase GALT5 has translation MLRKRALTLIVALFVVAGLYIFTRVSPRRAKDFVSAKHVAKRSFDLKGTAEFPRKVRLFVAVLTHAKRKPRRDAIRDSWFKECNNQAICRFFSDEVGLSNQSRLKLANEGLENKDVVLLPPTARLAFTERLLLVWEWVYQHNIQFDYFLRIDDDHFLCLGRLLYELKHRPLKGLYWGFLHCHPKVVRIDEAWLLLSADLVEEVLARRRDKTLVCTPYGDQAVAIWINQSKKNVTYFIDNKRIVHKSAGKDPSFFNKDICEKYMSLHGTYPKSMRQFWLLWDNLRRRESHVLSYQIPKIEDYSKHCAFSPVFDYTGFISEYQFKPKLCHENPTWSVSGNMHAGREDDGERYSNY, from the exons ATGCTTCGAAAAAGGGCTTTAACTTTGATAGTTGCCCTATTCGTGGTGGCCGGGTTATACATTTTTACGAGGGTTTCACCACGCAGAGCTAAAGATTTTGTTTCAGCCAAGCATGTTGCAAAGCGCTCTTTTGATTTAAAAGGCACAGCGGAGTTTCCGAGGAAAGTGCGCTTGTTTGTGGCAGTGCTGACCCATGCCAAGCGAAAGCCCCGGAGAGATGCAATTCGAGACTCTTGGTTTAAGGAGTGCAACAACCAGGCTATCTGCCGATTCTTCTCGGATGAAGTGGGTCTTAGCAATCAATCGAGGCTGAAACTGGCGAATGAAGGCTTAGAGAACAAAGACGTAGTCTTACTTCCTCCTACAG CACGTTTAGCGTTCACGGAGAGGCTCTTGCTAGTGTGGGAATGGGTTTATCAGCACAACATTCAGTTCGACTACTTCCTTCGCATAGACGACGATCATTTCCTGTGCCTGGGACGCCTACTTTACGAGCTGAAGCACCGACCCCTCAAGGGTCTATACTGGGGCTTTCTTCACTGTCATCCAAAGGTAGTGCGCATCGATGAGGCGTGGCTTCTACTCAGTGCGGACCTGGTTGAGGAGGTGCTTGCTCGCAGACGGGACAAGACGCTCGTATGTACCCCATATGGGGACCAAGCGGTTGCCATTTGGATAAATCAAAGTAAGAAGAACGTCACGTACTTCATCGACAACAAAAGGATTGTCCACAAGAGCGCGGGCAAAGACCCGAGTTTTTTCAATAAGGATATCTGCGAGAAGTATATGAGTTTGCACGGAACGTACCCGAAGTCGATGAGACAGTTCTGGCTATTATGGGATAACCTACGAAGGCGTGAGAGTCACGTGCTCTCGTACCAGATCCCTAAGATCGAGGACTACTCTAAGCATTGCGCGTTCTCTCCGGTGTTTGACTACACGGGTTTCATTTCCGAGTACCAGTTTAAACCCAAGCTCTGTCACGAAAATCCCACGTGGTCAGTATCCGGTAACATGCACGCTGGTCGCGAAGATGACGGGGAAAGGTATTCGAACTACTGA